The genomic interval AAAAATATTCCTCGGGCACATATTCGTTCGAGGCCGCGTTACAAAACGCTCAATACCAATGCCCCCACACGTCTCGTACATTCCACGATTATAGTGTAGGTGCATATCCGTGATTTGCGGAAAATCCCCCGAGAAGGAGTGCCAGATTTGGGGAAGGCGTACAAGTGTGAACGCAAGGACGAAGGTATACAAAAATAATAGGATAACCATGAAGACTTGGAAAATAATCAGTTTATGTGGCCTCAACATTGGTCGCGAGACAACCAGAGTACAGACTCACATCATGACGGGAACTACTCCTCAACCCATCTCCATAGTAAGGTTTGGTTTTAACAAAGTTCACAAAAATGGCTCCGCCAAAAATAGGTTCTACCTATGCAGAGGCTGTAAATAGCAGAGGCTGCGCAGAGGCAGAGAGAGACACGCACGCCTCCTTTTACTACGATAGGTGACAATTTCTCTTACGCGTATTTCAAAGCTCCTGTCTCGACACTCATCCCGCCCTTAGTGACTCAGCGACCTCCACACACTCGTTTGCCAAGTATAATATCCTCACAAGCCCAACACCTCACCTCTCTTCGGCATCCATTTTCTACTTTTCCGTCTGTCTCTGTGTCGCTCTATTGAAATGAGATTCTCAACCACATTGCTGCTTGCCTCTCTGACCCTGCTTGTCGACgcccaagctgctgctgcgcCTGCCGccggtgctgctgctccagccGCCGCTCCcgctgctccagcagcaaacAACCCAGGTGCCGGAGCTGCCCCAGCCAACGGAGCCAACattgctcctgctcctgctcccgctcCTGCCGCGCCTGCCCCCGCCGCTCCTGCTGGAGCTAACGCGCCTGCCGCTAACCCCGCTGCTCCTGCCGCAAATGCTCCAGGCGCCAATGCCGGAGCTGCGATTGTCAACGGAGacggtgctgctgctgccccaGCTGCACCGGGGGCCGCTGGCGCTGCTACACCCTCATCCTCGTCTACTCTGGCCGCTGGAGCCAAGGCAACTCCATCCTCATCCTCGACTCTTGCTGCAGGAGCCGTAGCCACCCCTTCCACATCGTCTACTACCCTGCCCGTAGGAGCTGCAGCTGCCGTACCCGCAgcatcatcaacaactACCGGTACCTCATCCACCACTAACGCTGACGGACTCGGCGATGTCCCTGGCCTCGCTtccacatccaccaccGCTGTGCCTCCTGCAGCAAACATTGCCCCTCAtggtggtcttggaggaggtcctggaggagtcatTCCCACAACAGTGGTGTCTACACCCGTTTGGGTGACCGGCACTCTGCCTAACGGCCAGAAGGCCACCACCGAGTCTCTATACACCCAAAAATTCACTTCAATGTACGAGACGACAGGCACATGGTCGAGTGGCTCTGTGGGACTAGGTTCGCTGTCTTCCAAGGGCACTATTGGAGTCGAGCGACCACCCATGTATATCACCGTCGCCACCGCCGCCACCAGCAAATAGGTGTATAGGTGACAGGCTGGAAGATAAATTATAGAATTGCATATAGATGGAACGTTACCTGTTTGATTAATTGTAAGAGTAGAAACCGATAGATGAATAAAGATCGTACAATATACACTACATGcgcactacaagtaggccTCTTATGTAACTGGTTCCCATTTCAATCGAAGCACTGATCTATATACCCTTGCCAAAGCACAGTAGCTACGGATTGGATGCAGTTCCATATGTCGGACAACAGTATGGGTTGCGAAACGATGGAGGTCCGAGCATAAATCCTCCAACAGCGACATCAGTATGTAATTATACCAACAAATGCCTCTCTATAATGCGGTGGCAGCCTGTAGCCTATCCATTAAGACGAGTCGATAAGGCTCACACTCGATGCGACATGCCATGCCCCGGACTCACCCTGCACGCGGTTTACTTGTAGGGCTATGACAGTGTCAATTCATACAGCTCCTTTCCTTCCTTGATACTGACAAAGGGAAGGAAATCGTTGCACAAGAACCTGAAGCGTGCAAAATTGTCTCTGTTAATCACGTTTTTGCGAACCAAAGACATCATGAACAGGTGAAGTAACGGAACGTCTCTGGAGGGATCACTTTCAGATTCACTTTCGTTCGACAGCCAGCTCTGTACAAATTGGAAGATCGCCCACACCTGATCCTCCTCATCTTGCAACACATCGCAAATGGTCATATGAACATTATTAACAGTTGAAATATTGCGAGGAGAGTTATCCCACAGTTGCTGAAGCAGCATGTATTTCCGAGACGGCGTCGCAGAGCTCGATACACCTGTTGCTGCCGTCTTACCCTTATCGCTCACTTCCTGGAGAATCAATTGTTGCAACAGCGAAAGACGAAGAGGTGTCGACGGATGAAGCAGTGCTAGGTCAACATGACCTGGAAACAACCGGACAAAGGAAGATGCATGATCGTGGCATTCTGAGTTCACTGTTCCAGTTGCCACAATTTCGTGGAAGTTCTCTTGTGAGAaatcctccttctcaaacCACAAACCCCGTCGAATGATTGcctcaacaccatcatccTGCTCCAACCACTCTTGCCGCCATATCGTAGCCGCAACAGGGTTAACGCACTCAGCCACCAAGCCATATAGACACACTGGATGTAGTGCTCCGGCAACCCGCAAGCGAGCCAATTCGGGCAACAACGCAAAGTACTGCACAATCCACGGATTTAGCTGCCCCGATAACGAGTAGAGG from Yarrowia lipolytica chromosome 1F, complete sequence carries:
- a CDS encoding uncharacterized protein (Compare to YALI0F14619g, no similarity, similar to Saccharomyces cerevisiae KRE1 (YNL322C); ancestral locus Anc_3.18) — protein: MRFSTTLLLASLTLLVDAQAAAAPAAGAAAPAAAPAAPAANNPGAGAAPANGANIAPAPAPAPAAPAPAAPAGANAPAANPAAPAANAPGANAGAAIVNGDGAAAAPAAPGAAGAATPSSSSTLAAGAKATPSSSSTLAAGAVATPSTSSTTLPVGAAAAVPAASSTTTGTSSTTNADGLGDVPGLASTSTTAVPPAANIAPHGGLGGGPGGVIPTTVVSTPVWVTGTLPNGQKATTESLYTQKFTSMYETTGTWSSGSVGLGSLSSKGTIGVERPPMYITVATAATSK
- a CDS encoding uncharacterized protein (Compare to YALI0F14641g, no similarity) — encoded protein: MNLSIDAATSPGDTVAAVRRLAAQLNAAADVFEESVALWQRMKQQHRNQPETLWQQQAVFLAAQHHLYSLSGQLNPWIVQYFALLPELARLRVAGALHPVCLYGLVAECVNPVAATIWRQEWLEQDDGVEAIIRRGLWFEKEDFSQENFHEIVATGTVNSECHDHASSFVRLFPGHVDLALLHPSTPLRLSLLQQLILQEVSDKGKTAATGVSSSATPSRKYMLLQQLWDNSPRNISTVNNVHMTICDVLQDEEDQVWAIFQFVQSWLSNESESESDPSRDVPLLHLFMMSLVRKNVINRDNFARFRFLCNDFLPFVSIKEGKELYELTLS